A section of the Hippea sp. KM1 genome encodes:
- a CDS encoding heterodisulfide reductase-related iron-sulfur binding cluster: MNLLEEERRLTRDRFLKTALDRLRHNYFTKREKIESLYDLQKKRYVVRSLKERNIESLKDNLKDFLKKIKGSATEVRVVKDKEEALGFIDEILSREGVRDIVKSKSLTTEEIDLNSHLKERGFNVIETDLGEWLVQINDEPPTHMTAPAIHMSKERINELLRDRFGVDLPVDAKSMVDFCKLKIREGFSKAQCGIIGANVASIESGAFFILSNEGNIQNVIRQDVVICIIGIDKIVRTDKDAFDVVDLLPKAATAQITTSFIDILKRPFGRFYVVLLDNGRLKLSEDEQFKEILYCIHCGACQNACPVYTTVSGKLFRGKSYAGPVGVLLSFAASDTPDIRQVANMCIGCMACDEICSSRINIQHLILSIKARYTKDTPGIKGLIIKYLENDYRILRLGAYLSHFLFKKQLKTHIRSIDEALGLNFRALPGVKPSFDVSIKTSESSVCLFAGCSVNFLYPNIGQDAVSVADKLGVNLFVVKQKACCGAPAWYNGERVSAKKAVKINTEYLLSLGCEKILFLDPHCVHMIERDYVLLEGGKDTVELSKRVECASSFFIKRIKSMGVKVDRLGGFLGYHHPCHLKRGLNVSDMLEAFLRENEPNFVKIKDSDRCCGFAGSYSMMHPFVSESLLKEKMDSVVQSNIQLLITACPGCIMQIAGGFKNRGISIEILHFVSYLNRILTKF, from the coding sequence GTGAACCTTTTAGAAGAAGAAAGAAGACTGACAAGAGATAGGTTTCTAAAGACCGCACTGGATAGGCTTAGGCATAACTATTTTACCAAAAGGGAAAAGATCGAATCGCTTTATGATTTGCAAAAGAAGAGGTATGTTGTAAGGTCTTTGAAGGAAAGAAACATCGAATCCCTCAAGGATAATTTAAAGGATTTTTTAAAGAAGATAAAGGGCAGTGCGACCGAGGTGCGTGTTGTTAAAGATAAAGAGGAAGCGCTGGGTTTTATAGATGAGATACTCTCAAGGGAGGGTGTAAGGGACATTGTTAAGTCAAAATCGTTAACCACCGAGGAGATAGACCTAAACAGCCACCTAAAGGAGAGGGGCTTTAATGTAATAGAGACCGATTTAGGTGAGTGGCTTGTGCAGATAAACGATGAGCCCCCAACCCACATGACCGCCCCCGCCATACACATGTCGAAGGAGAGGATAAACGAGCTGCTTAGGGATAGATTTGGCGTTGATCTGCCTGTGGATGCTAAATCTATGGTGGATTTCTGCAAGCTAAAGATAAGGGAGGGTTTTAGCAAGGCTCAGTGCGGCATAATAGGGGCCAATGTTGCATCCATAGAAAGCGGTGCATTCTTTATCTTAAGCAATGAGGGCAATATACAGAATGTCATAAGGCAGGATGTGGTTATCTGCATTATCGGCATAGATAAGATCGTAAGAACCGATAAAGATGCGTTTGATGTTGTTGATTTACTGCCCAAGGCTGCCACAGCCCAGATCACAACGAGCTTTATAGATATACTAAAAAGACCGTTTGGTAGGTTCTATGTGGTACTGCTTGACAACGGTCGATTGAAGCTTTCTGAGGATGAGCAGTTTAAGGAGATTCTCTATTGTATACATTGCGGTGCCTGCCAGAACGCATGTCCTGTATACACAACGGTAAGCGGTAAATTATTCAGGGGCAAATCGTATGCCGGCCCGGTGGGTGTGCTTTTATCCTTTGCAGCCTCCGACACGCCCGACATACGGCAGGTTGCCAATATGTGTATCGGTTGCATGGCCTGCGATGAGATATGCTCATCAAGGATAAACATACAGCATCTAATACTCTCAATCAAGGCAAGATACACAAAGGACACACCCGGCATAAAGGGGTTGATTATAAAATATCTGGAAAACGACTATAGGATATTGCGATTAGGAGCCTATCTGTCCCATTTTCTCTTTAAAAAACAGCTAAAAACACATATAAGAAGCATAGATGAGGCCCTGGGTTTGAACTTCAGGGCCTTACCCGGCGTTAAACCCTCCTTCGATGTGAGCATAAAAACATCTGAATCGAGCGTGTGTCTATTTGCCGGCTGTTCGGTTAACTTCCTATACCCCAATATTGGTCAGGATGCGGTATCCGTTGCCGATAAGTTGGGGGTCAATCTGTTTGTGGTCAAACAGAAGGCCTGTTGCGGTGCGCCTGCCTGGTATAACGGTGAGAGGGTCTCTGCTAAAAAGGCCGTTAAGATAAACACCGAGTATCTGCTCTCTCTGGGTTGTGAGAAGATACTCTTTTTGGATCCCCACTGTGTGCATATGATAGAGAGGGACTATGTGTTGCTTGAAGGTGGTAAGGATACGGTTGAGTTATCAAAAAGGGTTGAGTGTGCATCATCGTTTTTTATTAAGCGTATAAAAAGTATGGGTGTTAAGGTGGATAGGCTGGGTGGATTTTTGGGCTATCACCACCCCTGCCATCTGAAGAGGGGTTTGAATGTCTCTGATATGCTTGAGGCGTTTTTGAGGGAAAACGAACCCAATTTCGTAAAGATTAAGGATAGCGATAGGTGTTGTGGTTTTGCCGGCAGCTATTCGATGATGCATCCGTTTGTTTCAGAGAGCCTTCTTAAGGAGAAGATGGATTCTGTGGTTCAGTCAAATATACAGCTGCTCATAACCGCATGCCCCGGCTGTATCATGCAGATTGCAGGCGGCTTCAAAAATAGGGGCATATCCATAGAGATATTGCATTTTGTTAGCTATTTGAATAGAATACTTACAAAATTTTAG
- a CDS encoding diguanylate cyclase, translating into MAKRSLKEKILLNTFVQPSLFLSYSTFISIPKKVRKETSEYFNEMAFTQAEIIGKISRSLVETTIDTLKQDMSVFKSYIKGDVFDNPEAPIRFSSVIETAVATIFKRENDDFKRVATSLKTHTGDLAINTVLGKNHPARKPLLEGKPYLGRASMFNKDYLTYYEPIIENKTTIGAYFVGINITEQLKQLKDFLKSMKIGKNGYVYAIDLYKETIVVHPEDEGMSIEQIRREKNIAFFDEMLKKKNGIVTYNWPEGTKDNKAKKKIAIFEIVDHLKWLISVSYYAEDIENTAKQNASKLQRSLMATGIANILLMLLSTLQTINNLTRTIQDITTQIKQLKKGRIDLTKTIEINTDDEIGRLSREFNGLLSQIKQLQDFREKLKEKGTFKEALDFTCSFLKQHFGISSCRLVSFSDKEPPPCCLNHSNGCTCPAAARNRFLSSFENPCHLESRNTHYICMPIGVESNRGYTIKISNREAFRSPAKLLQYLEESQPFLQTKFQMELLKEQSLKDELTGLYNRRFLNTTIDFILQQAKRHQKTVGILMCDIDHFKRINDEYGHETGDKVLKHIANSLRSMLRDSDLVVRFGGEEFIIILPDTTKTDSIKVAEKLRKAIEGSPFSINDDSSLNITVSFGVASYPDDSKRFKQLIQMADKALYSAKNSGRNRTIAYT; encoded by the coding sequence ATGGCAAAGAGAAGTCTAAAAGAAAAAATACTCCTTAACACATTTGTTCAGCCATCGCTATTTTTATCATACAGCACATTCATATCGATCCCCAAAAAGGTAAGGAAAGAGACGAGCGAATACTTCAATGAGATGGCATTCACCCAGGCCGAGATAATCGGCAAGATCTCCCGCTCGCTGGTGGAGACCACCATAGATACACTAAAGCAAGACATGAGCGTATTCAAATCGTACATAAAGGGCGATGTGTTTGATAACCCTGAGGCCCCCATTCGATTCTCATCCGTCATAGAAACGGCCGTTGCCACTATATTCAAAAGGGAAAACGACGATTTCAAACGGGTTGCAACCTCACTAAAAACCCACACGGGCGATTTAGCCATAAACACCGTGTTGGGCAAAAACCACCCTGCAAGGAAACCCCTATTAGAGGGCAAACCGTATTTAGGCAGGGCGTCTATGTTTAATAAGGATTACCTGACATACTATGAACCCATCATAGAAAACAAAACAACCATAGGGGCATACTTTGTTGGTATCAACATAACAGAACAGCTAAAGCAGCTTAAGGACTTCTTAAAGAGCATGAAAATCGGCAAAAACGGCTATGTTTATGCGATAGACCTTTACAAGGAAACCATAGTGGTGCATCCAGAAGACGAAGGTATGAGCATAGAACAGATAAGAAGGGAGAAAAACATAGCGTTCTTCGACGAGATGCTAAAAAAGAAAAATGGTATCGTCACATACAACTGGCCAGAGGGCACCAAGGATAATAAGGCCAAAAAGAAGATAGCCATATTCGAGATAGTGGATCACCTAAAGTGGCTCATAAGCGTAAGCTATTATGCAGAAGATATAGAAAATACAGCAAAGCAGAACGCATCAAAACTCCAACGCTCCTTGATGGCCACAGGTATTGCAAACATACTACTGATGTTGTTATCCACACTTCAGACCATAAACAACCTGACAAGAACCATTCAGGACATAACAACCCAGATAAAACAACTAAAGAAGGGAAGGATAGACCTGACAAAGACCATAGAGATAAACACAGACGATGAAATAGGCAGGTTATCAAGGGAATTCAACGGCCTTCTAAGCCAAATCAAGCAACTGCAGGATTTTAGGGAAAAACTCAAGGAGAAGGGAACATTTAAAGAGGCGCTGGATTTCACATGCAGCTTCTTAAAGCAGCACTTTGGCATATCATCGTGTCGGCTTGTAAGCTTTTCTGATAAAGAACCACCGCCCTGCTGCCTCAACCATTCAAATGGATGCACATGCCCTGCGGCGGCCAGAAACAGATTTTTATCATCCTTTGAAAACCCCTGCCATCTGGAATCAAGGAACACCCATTACATCTGCATGCCCATTGGCGTTGAATCAAACAGGGGATACACAATAAAAATCTCAAACAGAGAGGCCTTCAGGAGTCCGGCAAAGCTGTTGCAATACTTAGAGGAGTCCCAACCCTTCCTGCAGACAAAATTCCAGATGGAGCTTCTAAAGGAGCAGTCGCTAAAGGATGAGCTAACAGGGCTTTACAACAGGCGGTTTCTGAATACAACAATAGATTTCATCTTACAGCAGGCAAAAAGGCATCAGAAAACCGTTGGCATCCTTATGTGTGATATAGACCACTTTAAACGTATAAATGATGAATACGGCCATGAAACGGGCGATAAAGTCTTAAAGCACATAGCAAACTCACTTAGAAGCATGCTGAGGGATTCCGATCTGGTCGTGAGGTTTGGCGGTGAGGAGTTTATAATCATACTACCGGATACCACCAAAACAGACTCAATAAAGGTGGCAGAGAAACTCAGAAAGGCCATAGAAGGCTCACCTTTCAGCATAAACGATGACAGCTCCTTAAACATAACGGTAAGCTTCGGTGTTGCATCGTATCCGGATGACTCAAAAAGGTTCAAACAATTGATTCAGATGGCTGATAAGGCGCTATACAGCGCAAAGAACAGTGGAAGAAACAGAACCATAGCCTACACATAA
- a CDS encoding ABC transporter substrate-binding protein: MVGLIKAISRLTVLFLLLVVVFIQTAFSIDGIIDINSKNINIKTNPKRIIVIGPGALRLVTIMGLEDKLVGIERIERKAIGFSEYRTILGKKRIESLPIIGAGGPGKLPNLEKIIMLNPDIIIASFIDKKQLKLILNKTHKPIVLLSYGFGYGGDEPKLKAIKKSIMLLGRIFNKESRAKALVEFMKTQEEELKEYKIPNLKIYIGGIGYKGAHGITSTEKHYLPFELLGITNPLTKNARGNHLFVQEEALIRQDPDIIFLDMFGKKIIEEEFKNKRALYESLKAYKNRRIYWLLPYNFYNTNIANVYIDSWIILSRLGYNIDLKSKMVEIYNAFYPNGAEKLIKTRYPIKKFEWFSNNH, from the coding sequence ATGGTTGGTCTTATCAAAGCCATTTCGAGATTGACGGTTTTATTCCTTCTCCTTGTTGTTGTCTTTATTCAAACTGCATTCTCCATCGACGGCATAATAGACATCAACTCAAAAAACATAAACATAAAGACAAACCCGAAAAGAATCATAGTCATAGGGCCTGGCGCATTGAGGCTTGTCACTATAATGGGCCTTGAGGATAAGCTTGTTGGCATAGAAAGAATAGAGCGCAAGGCCATAGGCTTTAGCGAATACAGGACTATACTGGGTAAAAAAAGGATAGAGTCCCTCCCCATCATAGGCGCAGGCGGGCCAGGCAAGCTGCCTAACCTGGAGAAGATCATCATGCTGAATCCAGACATCATTATTGCCTCGTTTATCGATAAAAAACAGCTAAAACTGATACTTAACAAAACCCACAAACCCATAGTCCTGCTCAGTTATGGATTCGGCTATGGCGGGGACGAACCAAAGCTTAAGGCCATCAAGAAATCCATAATGCTATTGGGGAGAATCTTTAATAAGGAATCACGGGCAAAAGCACTTGTTGAATTTATGAAAACACAGGAAGAAGAGTTGAAAGAATACAAGATACCCAATCTGAAGATATACATAGGCGGCATAGGATACAAGGGGGCACACGGCATCACAAGCACAGAAAAACACTATCTGCCCTTTGAGCTTTTAGGCATAACCAACCCCTTAACAAAGAACGCCAGGGGAAACCACCTCTTTGTGCAGGAAGAGGCCCTGATAAGGCAGGATCCAGACATAATCTTCTTAGACATGTTTGGCAAAAAGATCATAGAGGAGGAGTTCAAAAACAAAAGGGCATTGTATGAATCGCTTAAGGCTTACAAAAACAGGAGGATATATTGGCTTCTGCCGTATAACTTTTACAACACCAATATTGCAAATGTCTATATAGACAGCTGGATAATACTATCAAGACTGGGCTATAACATTGACCTCAAATCAAAGATGGTTGAGATATACAACGCATTCTATCCAAATGGCGCAGAAAAGCTTATAAAAACCAGATACCCCATTAAGAAGTTTGAATGGTTCAGCAACAATCACTAA
- a CDS encoding FecCD family ABC transporter permease produces the protein MVQQQSLRRRARKRLAYTAIFLFALILAAFLNLLTGPDGFNIGDIGNLIQHKVRFIIVMEQIRLPRAVAGILAGALLGLSGAIMQGSLKNPLASPYTLGISQAAAFGASFAIIILQAYSAKSSIGSNIGVGACAFLSSLICMITILILGKISSLSPGSMVLAGVGLGSLFHALTMFLQYFASDLEVSATLFWTFGELGKASWENIYIMAFIFIPIYIYFIFSHWKMDALSFGDDNAQSRGVEVDRFRFISLLLSSLLSAIAVSFLGIIGFVGLIASHIVRMLVGSSHLSIILLSPIVGSILVLLADFVSKIIIKPVILPIGILTSFMGVPLFLYLLLSKAK, from the coding sequence ATGGTTCAGCAACAATCACTAAGAAGAAGGGCAAGAAAGCGGCTGGCATATACGGCAATCTTCCTTTTTGCATTGATCCTTGCAGCCTTTCTGAACCTCCTAACCGGGCCTGACGGTTTCAACATAGGCGATATAGGCAATCTCATCCAACACAAGGTGCGGTTTATCATCGTAATGGAGCAGATCAGGCTTCCACGGGCCGTTGCAGGTATACTGGCAGGGGCACTCTTGGGGCTTAGCGGCGCTATCATGCAGGGGAGCCTAAAGAACCCTTTAGCATCACCGTATACGCTGGGTATATCCCAGGCAGCCGCCTTCGGTGCATCGTTTGCCATCATCATACTTCAAGCCTATTCAGCCAAAAGTAGCATAGGATCCAACATAGGCGTCGGGGCCTGCGCCTTTCTATCCAGCCTGATATGCATGATCACCATACTCATCTTGGGTAAGATCTCCTCTTTAAGCCCGGGTTCCATGGTGTTAGCCGGTGTTGGGCTTGGCTCTCTGTTTCACGCCCTCACCATGTTTTTGCAGTACTTCGCAAGCGATTTGGAGGTATCTGCAACCCTATTCTGGACATTCGGTGAATTGGGGAAGGCCAGCTGGGAGAACATATACATAATGGCCTTCATCTTTATACCCATATACATCTACTTCATCTTCTCTCACTGGAAGATGGACGCCTTAAGCTTTGGGGATGACAACGCCCAGAGCAGGGGTGTTGAGGTTGACAGATTCAGGTTTATATCCCTGCTATTATCATCCCTGCTTTCTGCAATAGCCGTATCGTTTTTAGGAATAATCGGGTTTGTCGGACTAATCGCATCACACATCGTCAGGATGCTGGTTGGAAGCTCCCACCTATCCATAATCTTGCTATCACCAATCGTGGGCTCGATATTGGTTTTACTGGCCGATTTTGTCTCAAAAATCATAATAAAGCCGGTTATATTACCCATAGGGATACTAACATCGTTTATGGGTGTTCCGCTATTTCTATACCTGCTCTTAAGCAAAGCCAAATAA
- a CDS encoding ABC transporter ATP-binding protein: protein MLEVKNLSFSIKNKRILKDISFRSSKGEVRAIIGPNGAGKTTLLKVISNIYKKDTGSIRLNGKEISLLRPKELSRIVSYLPQFSEVPELSVLEVLELGRYTYSGFKIKNTDRMVIDNIIKSFNLERILDKSISKLSGGERQKVLLASSLVQEPQILILDEPISYLDPKNQIDVLRVIKNLTRERNIITLIVLHDIQHALHYGDKLLIMKDGEVIYDMDASKLNEKHLNRTFDINTKLIKEEKRTFVCFY, encoded by the coding sequence ATGTTAGAGGTAAAAAATCTATCCTTCTCCATAAAGAACAAAAGGATACTAAAAGACATCAGCTTCAGGTCCTCAAAAGGGGAGGTAAGGGCCATCATAGGGCCCAACGGGGCTGGAAAGACAACCCTCCTTAAGGTCATCTCCAATATTTACAAAAAGGACACAGGCTCTATCAGGCTAAACGGTAAAGAGATAAGCCTGCTTAGACCTAAGGAGTTATCACGGATCGTATCATACCTGCCTCAGTTTAGCGAGGTCCCGGAGCTAAGCGTGCTTGAGGTTTTGGAGCTTGGGAGATACACATACAGTGGATTCAAAATCAAAAACACAGACAGAATGGTCATAGACAATATCATCAAAAGCTTTAACCTTGAAAGGATACTCGACAAAAGCATATCAAAGCTCAGCGGCGGTGAGAGGCAGAAGGTTCTTTTGGCATCGTCCCTGGTGCAGGAGCCGCAGATATTGATACTGGATGAGCCCATATCCTATCTTGACCCCAAAAACCAGATAGATGTTTTAAGGGTGATAAAGAACCTAACGAGGGAGCGAAACATAATAACCCTCATAGTCCTTCACGATATACAGCATGCGCTCCACTATGGGGATAAGCTCTTGATAATGAAAGACGGTGAGGTCATATACGATATGGATGCAAGCAAACTAAACGAAAAACACCTAAACAGAACCTTTGACATCAACACAAAACTCATCAAGGAAGAAAAACGCACCTTTGTCTGTTTTTACTAA